One Mycolicibacterium sp. TUM20985 genomic window, GGCGAGCCAGACGGTCGTCGGCCAGTACGGCGCTACCGTTGGCCCGCAGCGACGCATCGACGACGTCGAGATCCGCCTGCAACTCCGCCGGGGTTCGGTAGCCGTCCAGCCCCAGGTCGAGTTGATGCTCGGGCTGGCGGTCCAGAATCTCGGCTGCCGTCGCCGTCAAGCGACCGTGGATCACCCGCAGCGCACGACGGTACGGCTCGTCGACGCGCGCGGGCTCACCAACCGTGTCGGCCAGCGCGCCGAGCTCGTCGCTGATGCGCACCAGACGCACCGACATCGACAGTTCCTCCTCGAGCGCGGTCAACTCGACGAAGTAGTGCGCGAACGCGGTATAGGCGGCGTTGCCGGTCGCAAGTCGAACGACCTCGGCCGTCACGTTCGGGTTGCCGTCCCGGTCACCACCGATCCAGGAGCCGGGGCGCAGGATGGGCTGTTCGAGCACGTGGGCGCCGGGCCAACGCGCCCGCAGCGCGGTGCGCACCTCGGCGTTGACCCGCGGGATGACCTCGAAGAAGGCAGCCGGGTAGTAGCGCAGGCCCGTTTCGATCTCGTCTTGGATCTTCAACCGCGACAACCGGATCAGCGCCGTCTGCCACAGGACGAGGATGTGGCGGCGCAGCTCCTGCTCGATGCTCCTACCGTCGTCGGTTCGGCTCTGGCCGTGCAGCCGCTGGCGCATCAGCTCGGTGATCCGATGCTGGGTGTCGAACACCGTCCTTCGACGGGTCTCGGTGGGATGCGCGGTGATCACCGGTGACACCAGCGCGCCCGTGAGGGCGTCGACGACGGTGGCGGAATCCAGCTCGGCGGACTCCAGCTTCAGATAGGTGGCAGCGAGGCTGCCGCGCTGCGGCGGTTCACCGGCCTCCACGTGAACGGCGCGCCGGCGTTCGCGGTGGATGTCCTCGGCGACGTTGGCCAACAGTGCGAAGTGCGTGAAGGCCCGGATGACCGGGATCGCCTCGTGGATGTCGATACCGTCGAAGAGGCTCGCCAGCTCGGCGCGGTCGATCTCGGAACGCCGCACCTGGAACGACCCGACACGGGCCCGTTCGACGAGGTCGAAGACGTGTTCACCGTTCTGTTCGCGCACCGTGTCGCCGAGGATCGTGCCGAGGAGCCGGATGTCCTCGCGCATCGGTTCGGTCGCCTCTCGCCCCACCTGGGTTCGGCGAACCGAGCCGATGGGTGCGAGAGCGGTGTCGGGTGCATCGGCCATGAGGTCAAGTATCGACGTACCGGGATCGGGTCGCAGTACGAGCCCACGGGTCGGGTTCGTCGGGTTCGTTGGCGAGGAGTCGGGTAGCGTCGGCGCAGGCGTCCAGGGCGCCTCCGGTCCGCGGAAAGAGGCCCAACCATGGCCCCATCTCTGCCCACCAATCCCTCCCTCGAGCGTTTCCGTCGGGACGCCCGCCGGCTGCAGCGCGCGGTGCGGGACGGCTCCGACGACGGCCATGACGAGGCTCTCGCCCTGGTGTCACGGCTCCATCCGAACGGAAGGCCCCTCGACGCAACCACATTCGCGTTGACGGCGGCCCAACACGTGGTGGCACGGCAGGTGGGCTTCAGCAGCTGGCCGCGACTACGCGCCTATCTGCACACGGCCGAGGATCTCCGCCGTGACCCGACCGTCGTCAGCGACGGTGACCCGGTCTCTCACTTCCTGTCGCTGGCATGCCTGACCTACTCCCAGGTCGACGGCCCGGCCCGGTGGTCAGCCGCCGGCGAGATACTGCGCGCCCACCCCGACCTGCCCGAACGGAACCTCTACGTCGCGGCGGCCGTGGGTGATGCGTCGGCGGTCCTGGCGCATCTCCGGGACCGTCCCGACGGGGCGCGCGAACGGGGCGGGCCGTCCGGGTGGACGGCGTTGTTCCATGTGGCCTGTGCGCGGGTGCCGCAACGGGATCCGCTGGGGACGGCTCGGCTCCTGCTCGACGCCGGCGCCGACCCGGACGCCGGGTACCTGTGGCTCGGTCTACCGACCCCGTTCACCGTGTTGACCCTCTGCTTCGGCGAGGGTGAGGCCGGCCCCGGCAGACAACCGCGGCACCCGGCCGGTGCGGAGCTGGCCGAGGTGTTGCTCAGCCGCGGCGCCGATCCCAACGACGCGCAGACGTTGTACAACCGAATGTTCGGCCGCGATGACGGCCACCTGCGGATCCTGCTGGCGGCCGGACTTGGTCACGGCGACGGCGGGACGTGGCATCGACGCCTGGGCGAAGCGCTGGAGGGCCCACTGGAGATGGTCCAGCGTCAGGTCGACTGGGCGCGGGACCGCGGGTTCGCCGAACGCCTCGAACTCCTCGCTGCCCACGGTTTCACCAGCGGGCGGCCGCCTGACGTCCCGTCACCGTGGCGGCCCGACGGTCCGGAACCGCCCATCGCCTCGGCGGGCACGCCGGATGGCGTCCGGGCGCTGGCGGAGGCAGGCGGTGACCTCGACGCCCTCGTCGACGGCCGCACGATGCTGCACCACGCCGCGTGGATCGGGGACGTCGAGCTGGTTCGGGCGCTGCTGGAGTGCGGGGCGGATCCCGACGTGCTCGACGCCGAACACGGCACCACGCCCCTGAGCTGGGCAGAATACGGTCACGCCGAGGTGACCGCGGCGATCTTGCGGCTCAGGCGCCGTACTTGATCTGCAGCGCGACGGCGATGATGGAGACGAGCCAGATGCCGGTCACGAAGTAGGTCAGCCGGTCGAGGTTCTTCTCGACCACGGTCGAGCCGGACAGACTGGACTGCACACCACCACCGAAGAGCGTCGAGAGACCGCCACCCTTGGCCCGATGCAGAAGCACCAACAGGATCACCAGGACGCTGGTGACGACGAG contains:
- a CDS encoding ankyrin repeat domain-containing protein, which encodes MAPSLPTNPSLERFRRDARRLQRAVRDGSDDGHDEALALVSRLHPNGRPLDATTFALTAAQHVVARQVGFSSWPRLRAYLHTAEDLRRDPTVVSDGDPVSHFLSLACLTYSQVDGPARWSAAGEILRAHPDLPERNLYVAAAVGDASAVLAHLRDRPDGARERGGPSGWTALFHVACARVPQRDPLGTARLLLDAGADPDAGYLWLGLPTPFTVLTLCFGEGEAGPGRQPRHPAGAELAEVLLSRGADPNDAQTLYNRMFGRDDGHLRILLAAGLGHGDGGTWHRRLGEALEGPLEMVQRQVDWARDRGFAERLELLAAHGFTSGRPPDVPSPWRPDGPEPPIASAGTPDGVRALAEAGGDLDALVDGRTMLHHAAWIGDVELVRALLECGADPDVLDAEHGTTPLSWAEYGHAEVTAAILRLRRRT
- the secG gene encoding preprotein translocase subunit SecG, which encodes MIFALQITLVVTSVLVILLVLLHRAKGGGLSTLFGGGVQSSLSGSTVVEKNLDRLTYFVTGIWLVSIIAVALQIKYGA